One Phalacrocorax aristotelis chromosome 10, bGulAri2.1, whole genome shotgun sequence genomic region harbors:
- the NUBP1 gene encoding cytosolic Fe-S cluster assembly factor NUBP1, with protein sequence MAAAAEGPRPEDCPGTGSAQAGRAAACQGCPNQRLCAAGAAGPDAAEAAEVRERLRGVKHTVLVLSGKGGVGKSTFSALLAHGLAADEAKQVALLDIDICGPSIPKMMGLEGEQVHQSGSGWSPVYVEENLGVMSVGFLLSSPDDAVIWRGPKKNGLIKQFLRDVDWGEIDYLIVDTPPGTSDEHLSIVQYLSAAHIDGAVIITTPQEVSLQDVRKEINFCRKVKLPIIGVVENMSGFICPKCKNESQIFPPTTGGAEKMCQNLNVSLLGKVPLDPQIGKSCDKGQSFLSEAPESPATSSYRNIIQRIQEYCDQRHYQEEKII encoded by the exons atggcggcggcggcggaggggccGCGGCCGGAGG ACTGCCCCGGGACCGGCAGCGCCCAGGCGGGCAGGGCCGCCGCCTGCCAGGGGTGCCCCAACCAGAGGCTCTGCGCCGCCGGCGCCGCCGGCCCGGACGCGG CGGAGGCGGCGGAGGTGCGGGAGCGGCTGCGCGGGGTGAAGCACACGGTCCTTGTGCTCTCCGGGAAGGGCGGCGTGGGGAAGAGCACCTTCAGCGCCCTCCTGGCTCACGGGCTGGCGGCGGACGAGGCCAAGCAg gttGCTCTGCTGGACATAGATATCTGCGGGCCATCGATCCCAAAAATGATGGGTCTAGAAGGAGAACAG GTTCATCAGAGTGGGTCTGGGTGGTCTCCGGTG TATGTTGAAGAAAACTTAGGTGTCATGTCTGTGGGCTTCTTGCTTAGTAGTCCTGATGATGCTGTCATCTGGAgaggaccaaaaaaaaatg GGTTGATCAAACAATTTCTTCGTGACGTGGACTGGGGCGAAATCGACTACCTGATTGTAGATACACCTCCAGGAACATCAGATGAACACTTGTCTATTGTGCAGTATCTCAGTGCGGCGCACATAGATGGTGCTGTTATAATCACTACCCCTCAG GAAGTATCGCTTCAGGATGTTCGGAAGGAGATCAACTTCTGCCGTAAAGTGAAACTGCCAATCATAGGTGTTGTGGAAAATATGAGTGGCTTTATATGTCCAAAGTGCAAG AATGAATCTCAGATCTTTCCCCCAACTACTGGAGGGGCCGAGAAGATGTGCCAGAACTTAAATGTCTCCCTCCTGGGTAAAGTGCCTCTAGATCCTCAAATAG GAAAAAGTTGTGACAAAGGCCAGTCTTTCTTGTCTGAAGCACCTGAGTCTCCAGCTACTTCGTCTTATAGGAATATCATTCAAA GGATTCAGGAATACTGTGATCAACGCCATTACcaagaagaaaagattatttaa